In Felis catus isolate Fca126 chromosome A3, F.catus_Fca126_mat1.0, whole genome shotgun sequence, a single genomic region encodes these proteins:
- the PAPOLG gene encoding poly(A) polymerase gamma isoform X2 encodes MKEMSANTMLDSQRQQKHYGITSPISLACPKEIDHIYTQKLIDAMKPFGVFEDEEELNHRLVVLGKLNNLVKEWISDVSESKNLPPSVVATVGGKIFTFGSYRLGVHTKGADIDALCVAPRHVERSDFFQSFFEKLKHQDGIRNLRAVEDAFVPVIKFEFDGIEIDLVFARLAIQTISDNLDLRDDSRLRSLDIRCIRSLNGCRVTDEILHLVPNKETFRLTLRAVKLWAKRRGIYSNMLGFLGGVSWAMLVARTCQLYPNAAASTLVHKFFLVFSKWEWPNPVLLKQPEESNLNLPVWDPRVNPSDRYHLMPIITPAYPQQNSTYNVSTSTRTVMVEEFKQGLAVTDEILQGKSDWSKLLEPPNFFQKYRHYIVLTASASTEENHLEWVGLVESKIRVLVGNLERNEFITLAHVNPQSFPGNKEHHKDNNYVSMWFLGIIFRRVENAESVNIDLTYDIQSFTDTDSCTSRRHYRIPHSGSGARESAS; translated from the exons AAACACCATGCTGGACAGCCAGCGTCAACAAAAGCATTATGGAATCACTTCTCCAATTAGTTTGGCATGTCCAAAAGAAATTGATCATATTTACACACAGAAATTGATTGATGCCATGAAACCATTTGGAGTgtttgaagatgaagaagaacTGAACCACAG gcTGGTTGTTCTTGGTAAATTGAACAATTTAGTAAAAGAATGGATTTCTGATGTCAGTGAGAGTAAG aatctcCCACCTTCTGTCGTGGCTACTGTTGGTGGTAAAATTTTCACATTTGGCTCCTACAGGCTTGGAGTACACACCAAAG GAGCTGATATTGATGCACTTTGTGTAGCTCCAAGACATGTGGAGagatctgatttttttcagtctttttttgaaaaattgaaacATCAAGATGGCATTAGAAACTTAAGA GCTGTAGAAGATGCCTTTGTACCTGTTATAAAGTTTGAATTTGATGGAATTGAA aTTGATCTAGTCTTTGCAAGACTGGCAATACAAACCATATCAGATAATTTAGATCTAAGAGACGACTCTCGACTGAGAAGCCTTGATATAAGGTGTATTCGCAGCCTAAATG GATGTAGAGTTACTGATGAAATTTTGCATTTAGTGccaaataaagaaactttcaGACTCACCCTAAGAGCAGTCAAATTATGGGCAAAAC GACGTGGTATTTATTCCAACATGCTGGGATTTCTTGGTGGTGTCTCCTGGGCAATGCTGGTTGCAAGAACTTGCCAATTATATCCAAATGCAGCAGCTTCTACTTTAGTTCATaagttctttttagttttttccaaATG GGAATGGCCAAATCCTGTCCTGCTGAAGCAACCAGAAGAAAGCAATTTGAATttgcctgtttgggatcctcgg GTAAATCCATCAGATAGGTATCATCTCATGCCCATAATCACCCCTGCCTACCCACAGCAGAATTCTACGTATAATGTGTCCACCTCAACTCGAACAGTAATGGTAGAAGAATTTAAACAAG GTCTTGCCGTCACAGATGAAATCCTTCAAGGGAAATCAGACTGGTCCAAACTACTTGAGCCaccaaatttttttcaaaagtatag ACATTATATAGTATTGACTGCCAGTGCATCAACAGAAGAAAACCATCTAGAGTG GGTTGGATTAGTAGAATCTAAAATCCGTGTGCTTGTTGGAAACTTGGAACGGAACGAATTTATTACTCTTGCCCATGTAAATCCCCAGTCATTCCCAGGAAATAAGGAACATCATAAAGa caacAATTACGTGTCAATGTGGTTCCTTGGAATAATTTTTCGGAGAGTTGAAAATGCAGAAAGTGTTAACATAGACCTGACCTATGATATACAGTCGTTTACTGATACAG attcctgtaCATCACGTCGGCACTACCGAATCCCACACTCTGGGAGTGGAGCCAGAGAATCTGCAAGTTGA